CCACAGTCCCCGCGTCCGCGTCAAAGCCTATCGCCACTGCGATACTGAAGACTTGGAGCGGAAGTTATATCGCTATGCTCGTCCCGACGACAGAATTATGGTAGTGTCCGATGCTGTCTTCTCGATGGATGGTGACATCGCCCCTCTACCAGATATGCTTGATGTGCTGCAAAACTATGAAGGTAGCGTGCTGGTCATGGATGAGGCACACGCTAGCGGCGCGATTGGAGCCACGGGGAGGGGGATTTACGAGTATTTTGGGATAACCCCTCAAAATGCGATCGCGCGGGGGATCGTGCCGTTGATTATGACCACATTTTCTAAGTTTGCGGCTTCGGCTGGGGCAGCAATTAGCAGTCCTGTGGCTGAATTGATCCCGTTGATGAATTTCTCTCCCACCTCCATCGGCACGGTTTCTTTACCCGCACCTACCGCTGCTGCTGCTTTGGAAAGCATTCGCCAAGTGCGCCAACATCCCGAACTGGTACAACAACTGCAAGCAAAAACCAAATATTTGCGATCGCGTTTGGCTAAGCATGATTTTGAAGCTTTGGGCGAAACCAACGTCGTCCCCGTCGTGTTACCCACTGAGTGCAATCCGAAATACTTTGCCCGTCAATTAATGCAAGAACATGGCATCTGGGCATCGGCAATTTGGTACATTGCTAAGCCACGCTTGCGGA
This window of the Chroococcidiopsis thermalis PCC 7203 genome carries:
- a CDS encoding aminotransferase class I/II-fold pyridoxal phosphate-dependent enzyme, coding for MQVVKEYVQRLYDSGLAPDEFICHRRQGNLVEIEEGATGKRQNVLTFCTNDVLGLVQNEAVQQAAIDAILQYGTSNSGTSVLNGRIDLHRQLEAEISAFKHLPHTQLFLNAWMAMQALMDAFCHLAIPVPGFQNTRETLILTDVLNHGCIVSAVVNAGTRSGKVFSHSPRVRVKAYRHCDTEDLERKLYRYARPDDRIMVVSDAVFSMDGDIAPLPDMLDVLQNYEGSVLVMDEAHASGAIGATGRGIYEYFGITPQNAIARGIVPLIMTTFSKFAASAGAAISSPVAELIPLMNFSPTSIGTVSLPAPTAAAALESIRQVRQHPELVQQLQAKTKYLRSRLAKHDFEALGETNVVPVVLPTECNPKYFARQLMQEHGIWASAIWYIAKPRLRITVNALHTEEDMDRLVEGMVAIRDTIYKPMISA